TCAAAAAGAGGTCACTGGCGAGCTAAAAGATAAATACATCTTTAAACGCGTAAAATAAATTTTAAAGGCAAAATGATATAATTTTGCAATTTTTAAGGAGTTGCAAATGAAATATCTTTTTGCCATACTTATCTCATTTTTCATCCTTGGCTGCGCAAAAAATGAAAATTTAGAGCCAAAACAAAGCACACAAAATATAGCAAAAGAAGACAAGCCGTTAGTTCAGGCAAATACACCCAAAAAGCCAGAAAAGCTAATACTTCCAAACTCAATTTATAGTAGTTTTCACACTATTTTGCCTTGCCCAAACTGCGAAGGCATAAAAACTATCATCACGTTAAATAAAGACAAAACCTATACAAAAACAATGCTTACTATGGATAAAGAAATAAGCTTGGTTGAAAAAAATGGCACATTTGATGTTGATGATAGTGCTATCATTTTAAAAGATGAAAATGGCAATCTTAGCTACTTCGCACCAAATAAAAACTCACTTCTTCAGCTTGATGACAAGAAAAATAAGCGAGTTGGCGTGCTAGCTCAAATTTATAATTTCGAGCCAGTAAATAAAGCTTACAAAGATAGTTTTTTTGCTAGATTCTCTAAATTTAAAGACAAAAATGGCTTTTTAGATATTATCATCACGCCAAGTAAAAATGGTGCAAGAGCAACATTTTACTCATCGTTAAAAAACGGCTCCCCAATTTGTGAGTTTAGCTCTGAGCTTTTTTATGACAAAGGAATTTTTTATCTTTTAGATGAAAAAGGCATAGCCTTAAGCATACACAAGATAAATGGCGATCTATTTATAATCGCAAATGATAAAATTTGTAAAAGTGCTCACATAAGCGGGCATTACAAAAAAAGTAAAGGCTATAAAAATATCTTTGGTAAAGGATTTTTTGCAGAGCTGACAAACGAATCAGCAAATAGAGATGTGATAAAAATTTATGGCTCAAAAAACATAAAACGAGATAACACAAAAAAAGAAAACAGCTACATCGTAACAAGTAAAAGTGAAAGAATTTTTGAATACACCTTGCTAAATGGCATTATCACAAGCATTGAAATTTATTCAAACGAGTTTAAAACTCCAGAAAATATCAGCCTTAAATCAAATTTCAAAGATATAAAAAACTCTCTTGTTATCTCTAAATTTAGTAGTGACAAAAACAATATCTATCTAAAAATAGATAGCCACGATATGTTAATCACACTAAAAAATCCACTTACCAAAGAGATAACAAGCCTAAACGATATCCCAGATGAAACAAAGATAGAGCAAATAACGCTAATGTGGAATCAATAAGTTGAAAGAATATCTTAAACTTTTAAAAGAAGAGAAAAATTTTCGCCTCTTAAGCATCATTCAGCTTATATGCTATTTTGGCGTATGGTTTTCGCACACAGGTATCTTTACCCTTCTTATCAAGCTTGACGCTCCTGTTTGGGCGATTACGCTAAGTGCAGCGATGGCATTTATCCCAGGTGTTGTCATAGCTCCGTTTAGTGGAATTTTAGTTGATAAATTTAGCCCAAAACCGATGCTTGTCATCATGATGGCAGTTGAGACGATAAGCGTTTTTATGCTTCTTTTTATAGACTCACTTGATTTTTTATGGCTACTTTTACTCATCATTTTTGTTAGAAATGGCACTGGCGGAATGTATTTTCAAGTAGAGATGAGCGTACTGCCAAAAATTTTAAGCAAAGAAAATCTCAAACTCGCAAACGAGATCCACTCTATCATCTGGGCAGTCTCATACACCGCTGGTATGGGGCTAGCTGGAGTTTATATACACTTTTTTGGTATTAAAAGCGCATTTTTGCTTGATGGCATACTATACATTTTTAGCTTTGGATTTTTATATTTTTTAAATTTACAAGGTCTAAAGCCAGAATTTATAGAAAAACCACTAAAAATGCTAAAAAATGGCCTTGTGTATTTAAAAGAAAACAGGCTTATCGTGCATCTTATATTTTTGCACGCCTTTGTTGGTATTACCGCTTATGATGCATTGATCGCACTTTTAGCTGATTACAAATATGCAAATTTACTCTCGACATCGCTAATTATAGGACTATTAAATACCTCAAGGTCCATTTCGCTTATGTTTGCTCCAGCCATACTTAGTAAATTTATAAATAAAAATACGCTTATTTTCGTATATATCGGTCAAGGCCTTGGTATCATTATTTGGGCTTTATCGCTTTGGAATTTTTATCTATCGCTTATTGGTATTATCTTTGCTGGATTTTGTACATCAAGCCTTTGGAGCTACACCTATACAATGCTTCAGCAAAACTGCAAAAAAGAATTTTATGGCCGAGTGATTGCATATAACGATATGATTTTTCTTGGCTTTAGCGCTCTCATTTCATTTATCATTGGTCTGCTTTATGATATTGGACTTAGCGTTGAGATGATTGCAAGTTTTATGGGAAGTCTCTTTTTTGTAGGGGCTTTTTACTATCACATCGTATTAAAAAGCTACAAAATAAGGTGATTAATTTTAAATTAAGTCGCCTAAGCTCAAAAGGCGACTTGGCAAATTTTTATTTTTTTAGATAGTAAGTAGTTCCATTTGAAAAGCGTTTTTCATAAGCTGAAGTGTAAGGAACAAGATCAGCGTGCCCAGCGTAAAGCCTACCATCTGGCTTAAGCAATTTATGAAGCCTCTCAACGCATTTTAATCTAAAATCATCATCAAAATAGATCATCATATTTCTTGAAAGCACAATATCAAATTTTCCTAGATTAAAAATAGCATCATCAAAAACATTTAAAATTTTAAACTCACACCTTGGTAAAATTTCTTTTTTTATCTTAAATTTATCATCGACTTTTGTAAAAAATCTCTCTTTTTGAAAATCGCTTAATCTATGCAAGCTCCTCTCACTAAAAATACCATTTTGACAGCTTGCTATGGCTTCTGAGTTTATGTCTATACCTACGATTGAAATTTCATGCTGTTTAAATCCCATCTCATAAGCAAGCATTGCAAGCGAATATGACTCATCTCCAGTAGAGCAAGGAGCACACAAAATTCTAGCTCCTCCAAGCTCCTTTGCGTAATATATCACATCTTTAAGTTGAGACAACTCTCTATAAAAATAAGTCTCATTTACAGTTACTAGATTTAAAATGTCTTGTCGCAAGCTTGAGTTATATCTTATCATTGAAACAAGATCTTTAAAACTTTTTATCTGGCGATCTCTAATAAAAATGGTAATTCGCTGCAATGTAATATCTCTTTTTGGTTCCAGATCAACTCCGCAAAGAGTTTTGATAACATTCATAAATTCATTAAAACTATCCATATCTTGTGAAGTATTTGTTTGCATTGTTTTTGTATCTTTTGCATCATTAGTTAATAGCATTTAAAAAATCCTCCAGCTCTTTTTTTATCATAGTTAGATTTAATGATTTTAAGCTTTGATTTAGCTCTTTTGCACGTTTTGGCATACCATAAACTATCGCGCTCTCTTCATTTTCAGCTATACATTTTGCTCCAGCCTTATAAAGCTTATCAAGCCCAGATGCACCATCATCTCCGATGCCAGTTAGCAAGATAGCTAGGACATTTGCGCTTTTACAAATTCCAACTCCAGATTTAAACAACACATCAACATTTGGCGTATATATAGTCTTTTCTTCTGTATTTGGTTTTGCACTGATTGGTAAATTTGGTGATACCACTACATTTTGCTCGCAAACATATACGGTATTTTCTTTTAAAATTTTCCTCTCATTTAAAATTTCAACATCCAAGCCACACTCTTTTCCGATTTGCATAGCAAAAGAGTTTATAAACATTTTATTCATGTGCTGGGCTATCACGATGATAGCTCCATTTAGTTTTACGTTTTTTAATAACTTTTTTAAATGCCCAGGCCCGCCAGTAGATGCCCCTATTAATATTAATTTTTGTGCCACAAATAGCCTTTAAAATTTTAATTTAATATTTAGCTTACGCCACTTTTTTGTATATCGTCAATAACCCTGCCACTCTTTATATGCCTTGCTAATTTTTAAGCAAATTTATAGATTATTTCTTTGTGATCTTATACAAAAAGCTAAAAATTTCAGCAACAGCTTTATATAAATTTGGTGGAATTTCTTGATCAACTTCAACCTTGCTTAAAATTTCAATAAGATCAGGATCCTCTTTGATCGGTATATCATGCTCTTTTGCAAGATCAATTATTCTATTTGCTATCTCGCCAGCGCCACTAGCCAGCACTCTTGGAGCATTGTCTTTAGATCTGTTGTAACCAAGAGCTACTGCTTTTTTCTTATTTACTTGCATTAAATTTTCTTATCAAAGCCCACATCAAGGCCGCCAAATTTTTTAAATCTATCATTTAGCTTCACTTTTGACAAAGTCTTGATATTAAAGTTTGAAACTATAAGTCCAAGCTTTGATATTGCTTGTTTTAATTCGCTAGAGTTTGAGAGGATGAGCTCCTTAAACTCATTTGTTTGCGTAGCTACCGAAAGATCAATGTACCTTTTATCAATAAGTCCAACCATCACATTTATCTGTCCAAATTTCTTAAAATTTAGATCGATCTGAGCGTAAAATTTATCCTTTTTGCCTTGCTTAAATGCGATATTTCCACCCTCAACGCCATCCCAAATATAAGGCATATAAGTTTGAATCCCGCCTTGAAGGCTTGATATCATTTGATGCATCTCAATCTGCGAAATCATCTTATTTGCAGCATTTACGCTTTGCGGGTTTTGACTCTTTTCACTGATATTTAAAAGCGTGCTTTTTATATCTTGGCTTAGCACCTTTGAAATTTCGCTGCTATTTTTAGTCGTAATGTTATTTATATCGTTTGTAGCGAGATTTAACTGCTTTAAAAGCGCCTTACTCTCACTTAGCTCATTTTTAGCCAAACTTGCCTTAGCATCAGCAAGACTTAGGCTATGAGCAAGACGTCTCGCCGCACTTTGGAGCTTATCTTGCAAGCTACCATCCTTTGAGACATCGCTCATCTCATTAAACGCTTTTACAAGCCCTGCTTCATCACCTATATTATTTAGCGTTTTTAGATCGTTTTTTATGCTATCAAGGATAGTTTTTAGCTCTTTGTGATTTTGGCTAAAACCAAAATTTTGATTTAGCTTTTCATTTGCTAGGCTTGCGACTTTCTCGCTTAGATTTGAGATAAAATTTTGCATTTTGCCTATTTGATTTTTTACTAGCTCGCCATTTTGATCTTTTGAAAAATTTTTATCTAAAAATTTAACCACATTATCAAGCTTATCAACATCTTTTAAAAGGTTTTTTATGTTTGAGTTATCAAGGATGTTTTTTGCGTCATTACTCGCTTTTTCAAGTATAGAAGCAAGCTTTGAAAAAGAATTTTGATTGTCTAATTTTTCATCATTTAGGGTTAAAATTTGATTTAGTAAATTCTCGCTTGAGAGATTTTTTATATCACTTAGTAGCTTCTGAACCGAGCTTGGAAGCTTCTCTGGACTAAGTGCATCTTTTAAATTTGCTTCAAGCATTACGCCTGAGTTTTTGATCTGTTCATTTAGTGAGCCGGCTTTTAGATCGGCTATTGGTTTTAAAAATTCTTTTAGTTTTAAAGCAAGACTCTTTATCTCAGGGCTTTCATTTTGGGTTGCTTCAGCCTCTAAGCTTTTTGCAAGGTCTGATAGCTCGCCCGCTAAATTTGGAGCGATTTTCGTATCTTTTGCCTGAGATAAAATTTGTTCAGCCTTGCTAAGACTTGAAGCACTTTTTAGATCATCAAGCACTCTTGCAACGAGTTTTCCAACATTATCAAGTGTCTCTGAAATGCTCTGCTCACTAGGCGTTTGTACGCTTGGCTGATTTTTAAAAAGCGAGCCTTCATTTTTACGAACTGGCGCATTTTGAGTAGTATTTTGCCCGGTTTGAACCGAAGTGTTTGATATATTCAAAGAATTTCCTACGTCCATTTTTACTTTTTATTTTTTCTATCGGCAAAATTTCTATTTTGCTCAATAGTAGCGATGCCAGCCGTCCTTGCAACGAGCCTATCGTTATACTCTTTTCTCATGTGCTGTGGTATTGTCTTTTGCGTTAGTGCAAATAAAATAAGCCCAGTAAAAAGTACCAAGTAAACATAGATAAAGCCAAATGCTCCAAAAATTTTCATCGCATAGCTCATAAGAAGCGGCGAGAAAAGCGAAGCCAAAGAGTAGCTAAATAGCAAGGCACGTGCGACTTGCACACTCTTTGTCTTGTCTGTGATCTCGTCATTTGCTCTAGCTAAAGAAAGTCCATATGTGCAAAAAATTCCAGCTCCAAAAAAGAATGAAAGTAGATATTCAATCGTTAAATTTTTGCCATTTAGCAAAAATAAAACCGCGCTTATTAAAGCCACACTACTACAAAGCAAAATTGCTGGCCTTCTGCCATATCTATCAGAAAAACTACCGATAAAAACTTGAGCTAAAAAGCCTCCGATCATCGCAACCGTCATAAAAAATGACGCCTCTTTTGTGCCGTATCCTTGAAGCAAAACAAAAAGGCTTGCCATCGAAAAAAAGCCATTTATTGCTAAGCCTGCAATGAGCGCGCCAACAAGAGCGAGCGGGACGATACCAAAAATTTTTGGGATGTTTATGGGCTGACGCTCTGGGATTTGAGGCTGATTTATACGGATCAAATTTAATGGAATGCTTGAGAGCATGATAAAAGCTGCACTTATGATGAAAATTTCAAAGGTATTAAGATCAAGCGCCAAGATCAAAATGCCAAGTCCAAAACTCGTGTAAAAAACGCCTTCATAAAAGGCAATCACGCGAGATCTTATTTTGTTTGGAATTTTTGCATTTAGCCAGCTTTCTATAACCATTAAAAGTGCGTAATAGCAATATCCCAAAAATGCACGCAAGATCGCCCAGAATACTAAATTTTGATTTACCGCATGAAGCATAGCTGAGACTGCAAAAATGGCTGAAAAGATGGCAAATGCTCTTATGTGGCCAGTAGTTGAGATGACTCTATGAGCCGTAATAGTACTAACAAGTGCGCCCACAAAAAAGCCCGTGTTAATTAATCCAATCTCTAGCTCACCCACTCCATTTTGCTTAAGAAGTGCGCTGCAAGATGCGATGACTAGGCCATTTCCGATAAAAAGCAAACTCATGCCCAAAAATAGCGGCCCCATCGAGCGGATGATCCTAAAGCTACTTGCCATCAGTATCCTTTATGGTATTAAATTTATTCTCCATAAGCCCAAAAATAAATGCGCCAATAGGCATCGGAGCAAGCCCAACTAAAAAGCCAGACACATTTAGTAAATTTTCATTTTTTAAAAAAATAAATCCAAAAAAAAGTATCGCATAAGCCACCAAGCGGTAAGGCATAAAGGCTGCTGCGAAACTCTTATCTTTAAATGAAAATCTCTGCTTTTTTAGCCTTGCTTTTTCTTCTTTTAGGCTAAATTCTTTTGTCTCATTTCGCACCAAATTTTCATCATCTTCATCGTCCTCTTCTTCTATCTTGGCTAAAATTTCATCTCTAGCATTTTCTAGCCGAGAATTTATGCGGTTTTTGTAGGCAAAAAAACTAGCCGTTAAGATAATAAGCGAGGCAAAAAATGAAATTTGTGAGCTTATAAAAAATTGATTTGATATAAATTTGCCAACCACGCTAAGAGCTAGCCAAAGCGCAAAGTAGCAAATAAAAAGCCTGCTAATCGTCCTCGTCATCATCGTCTTTTTTATAGCCCTTATATCTAGTCTCATCCTTTAGCTCATCTAGGCTTTTAACCTGCGCTTTGTAGGCCTTATAGACGTTTAAAATGGCAGCTGCGATACCGATAGCAAAGCCTATCCAAAGAGCTGGCGTAAAATTTGTAGCCTTTTTTACAAAATACCCTAGTCCAGTGCCAAGCAAGATCGCAACTACGATTGAAACGCCAAGACTTAGTTGCTCAGCACCCGCTACGATATCTTTTATCTTAAATTTTGCCATTAGGCTTTTATCTCCAAAAACGCCTCTTTAGCTGCGCTTACCGCTAGATCGATATCAGCTTCGCTCATCGCATCGCAGACAAATCCAGTCTCAAACTGGCTAGGTGCAAGATAAATTCCACGCTTAAGCATCGCTTGGTGAAATTTAGCAAAGAGCTTTGTGTCGCTATTTAGCGCATCATCGTAGTTTTTTACCACGTGATCTGTAAAAAAGTAGCCAAACATCGAGCCACGAACATCAGTTTGGATAGTGATGCCAGCGCTTTTTGCAGCTTCTTTAAAGCCGTCCATTAGTTTTATAGCAAGCTTTTCAAGCCTAGCGTATAAATTTAGATCACTATTTATCTTTGAAATAGCTGCTATGCCGGCACTCATCGCCACTGGATTGCCACTTAGCGTGCCTGCTTGATAGACAGCGCCATCAGGGCTTAGGCAGTCCATGATTTTAGCCTTGCCACCAAATGCAGCGACGTTCATGCCTCCGCCTATAACCTTGCCAAATGTGATGAGATCAGCGTCCACCTCATGAAATGGATATGAGCCAAGGTGTGAGGCTCTAAAGCCACTCATAACCTCATCAAGGATAAGCACAGCGCCAAATTTATCGCAAAGCGCTCTAAGCTCACGTAAGAATTTCTTATCAGCTGGCACAAGCCCCATATTTCCTGCAATTGGCTCGATTATGACGACGCCGATTTTGTCTTTATTGTTTTCAAAGATGGCTTTTACGCTCTCGATATCGTTATAAACTGCTAGATAAGTGTTTTTCACAACATCTTGTGGTACGCCGCTGCTTGAAGCGTTGCCGTATGTCGTAGCGCCACTTCCTGCTTTTATAAGAAGTGCATCGCTGTGTCCGTGATAGCAGCCTTCAAATTTTATTAGTCCATCTTTTTTAGCATATCCTCTAGCCACTCTGATAGCGCTCATGGTAGCCTCTGTTCCAGAGCTAACGAAGCGAATTTTATCTATTTGTTTAAACTCATCACATATTAGCTTTGCTAGAGCTGTCTCTTTTGGCGACGGCGCACCGTATGAGACGCCTTGTTTTACAGCAGAGATGATCGCATCTTCGATATCTTTATCGCAGTGACCAAAGATGAGCGGACCCCAGCTTTGGATGAAGTCAAGGTACTTTTTGCCCTCGACGTCGTATAGATAAGCTCCCTTAGCGTGATCGATCATTACAGGCTCGCCTCCAACGCTACCAAATGCACGAACAGGCGAATTTACACCACCTGGGATATATTTTTTGGCTTCGCTAAATGCCTCTTTATTTGTCATTTTTTATCCTTTTGATTTTGTGTTTTTAGATTTATTTTTTGATTATCTTTTGGGTTTGCAGCTGGTTTTGCTGGCAACTTTGGGGCTTGCGTAGTAGCAGTTTTTGCTGACTCAGCTGGCTTAGCCGTGGTAGTTTTAGCTGGCTCTGCTGGTTTTGTAGCAGGGGCGGCTTTGGTAGATTGCTCTGGCTGTTTTTGTGTCGTATCAGTGGAAACTGGCTTGCTTAAATTTTGCACTTTCGCTGTTTTTGAAGGAGTATTTATCTTATTTGTAATGTATTCATAAAGAATCGTAGTCTCCTCGTCTGTCAAAAAGTAGCTTGGCATGACACCTTTTGGCTTAGTTAAAGCGGCTTTAAAGCTTTCAAATTCTATATCATTTATCTTTGGTGCTCTAAGCTCATCATCAACCGTTTTGTTTGCTTTTTTATCAAAGTGCTTGTATTTAGAGATTAGACTGCCCTCGCCCTTTGTGCCGTGACATTTGTCACATCCTATGCCGCGTGGATTTAGGTAGAGCATCTTGGCATATTCGGTCTTTGTGATAAAATCGGCACCAAAAATCGCCACACAAAAAAGCAAAATCAAAAAAACAGACCGCATAAACCTCTCTTTTAAAAATTTAATTTAATTTTAGGTATGATACCACCCTTGTGATTAAAAAAGCTTTTAAATAAGGATCCAATATGAAAATTTTAGACGGCAAAGCCGTATCTTTAAAGGTCAAAGAAAGCGTAAAAGTAAGAGCTGAAGAACTAAAAAAATTTGGCGTAGAGCCAACCTTAGCTGTTATCTTAGTAGGCGAAGATAAAGCATCTCAAACATACGTTAGAGCAAAAGAAAAAGCCTGCAACGAATACGGCATAAAAAGCGTGGCTCACCGTCTAAGCGAAAATACAACCCAAGCAGAGCTTCTAGCGCTTATAAATGTGCTAAATTTAGACGATAGTATCCATGGAATTTTAGTACAGTTGCCACTTCCAAAACATATAGATACAAATACCGTTTTAGCAACGATCGATCCAGCAAAAGACGTAGATGGCTTTCACGCTGTAAATGTTGGCAAACTTGTCAGTGGCCTTGATGGCTTTGTGCCTTGCACACCGCTTGGCGTGATGGAAATTTTAAAAGAGTATGGTATTGACGTGGCTGGACTAAACGCGGTTGTTATAGGTAGAAGCAACATCGTTGGAAAGCCTATGGCAAATTTGCTTTTAAACGCTTCAGCAACAGTTACGATCACTCACAGTAAGACTAAAAATTTAAAAGAAATTTGCAAAAACGCTGACCTTATAGTCGCAGCCATTGGCAAGCCATTTTTCTTAAAGGCTGACATGGTAAAAGATGGCGCAGTAGTCGTTGATGTGGGCATAAATAGACTTGATGATGGCAGACTTGTAGGTGATGTGGACTTTGATGAAGTCGCACCAAAATGCTCATACATCACGCCGGTTCCTGGAGGCGTAGGTCCGATGACGATTGCGATGCTTTTAAATAACACAATCCTTACAGCCCAAGCTAAGATAGCTAGCCACAAAAGAGCGTAATAATGAAAAAAATTTTTACTAAATTTTATGACTTTTGCTCGAGCTGGACTGGCACGGTCATCATCGTGCTTTTTGTTATATTTTTCATAGCTCAAGCCTTTGTTATCCCGTCTGGCTCGATGAAAAATACGCTTTTGGTTGGTGATTTTTTATTCGCCAAAAAATTTGTTTATGGCATACCAACACCAAGAATTCCGTGGCTTGAGGTAAAAATTTTACCTGAGCTAAATGACAATGGGCATCTTATCACAGGCGATGGTCCGGCAAGAGGCGATATAGTCGTCTTTCGTTATCCAAAAGATGAAAAGACCCACTTTGTAAAACGCTGCTTTGCCACAAGCGAAGATGAGATAGTATTTACCGAAAAAGCCTTGTATTTGCGTCCAAAAGAGGGAGATGATTTTATAAAGGCAAACTGCCGTGAAAATTTAAATGGTAAAGAGAGTAAATTTGGCTACTCATGCAGCGATATAACCGAGCTTGATGGCAAACTTTTCATAAAAGAGCCATATAGATTTAGCGGCATCCACTATGACGAAAATGTAAATTTATTTGAGCAGATGATTTTCATGCTAAATACAAATAAAGATAGTGTTTTTATGAAGCCAGTGCCCATTAGCTCACTACCGCAAAATCCAAATTTTAACCTTAATGCATTTTACGTCAAAGTACCAAAAGATGAATACTTCATGATAGGCGACAACCGCGATCACTCAAATGATAGCCGTTTTTGGGGAAGCGTGGCTTACAAAGATATAGTCGGTCAGCCTTGGTTTATATATTTTAGCTGGGACAAGAACTACAATGTGCGCTGGGAACGTATCGGACGCTTTGTAGATACGATAGAAAATGACGAATTTTTCACTAACAAAGCTCTAAAAGAAGGCGAAGTAGATGGGCTTCATTGATAACATAGACATAGTTAAAGTCGCCACTATCGTCATCTCTTTAATAATCGCCATCGTCGGCCACGAGATCGCTCACGGATATGTCGCTTATAAATTTGGCGACAACACTGCAAAAAGCCTTGGCAGGCTTAGCATAAACCCTATAAAACATATTGACCCAGTTGGCACTATCGTCGTGCCACTGGTGCTTTATCTAAGCACTGGCATGATGTTTGGCTGGGCAAAACCAGTACCTGTAAATACCTACACAGTAGTGCGAAATGGCGGCTACAAGGCAGCTATCTACGTAAGTCTAGCTGGTATCTGCTACAACATCATCTTGGGCGTCTTATCGCTTTTTGTGCTAAAGGCTTTATTAAATATAGAAACCTTTGCGATTTTACTTCAGTTTTTATTTACGCTTGCGCTTTTAAATTTGATGTTAGCCATCTTTAACCTCTATCCGATCCCACCACTTGATGGCTTTCACGCAGTTCAGTACGCACTT
The genomic region above belongs to Campylobacter concisus and contains:
- a CDS encoding MFS transporter; protein product: MKEYLKLLKEEKNFRLLSIIQLICYFGVWFSHTGIFTLLIKLDAPVWAITLSAAMAFIPGVVIAPFSGILVDKFSPKPMLVIMMAVETISVFMLLFIDSLDFLWLLLLIIFVRNGTGGMYFQVEMSVLPKILSKENLKLANEIHSIIWAVSYTAGMGLAGVYIHFFGIKSAFLLDGILYIFSFGFLYFLNLQGLKPEFIEKPLKMLKNGLVYLKENRLIVHLIFLHAFVGITAYDALIALLADYKYANLLSTSLIIGLLNTSRSISLMFAPAILSKFINKNTLIFVYIGQGLGIIIWALSLWNFYLSLIGIIFAGFCTSSLWSYTYTMLQQNCKKEFYGRVIAYNDMIFLGFSALISFIIGLLYDIGLSVEMIASFMGSLFFVGAFYYHIVLKSYKIR
- a CDS encoding FlhB-like flagellar biosynthesis protein, which encodes MQVNKKKAVALGYNRSKDNAPRVLASGAGEIANRIIDLAKEHDIPIKEDPDLIEILSKVEVDQEIPPNLYKAVAEIFSFLYKITKK
- the hemL gene encoding glutamate-1-semialdehyde 2,1-aminomutase, giving the protein MTNKEAFSEAKKYIPGGVNSPVRAFGSVGGEPVMIDHAKGAYLYDVEGKKYLDFIQSWGPLIFGHCDKDIEDAIISAVKQGVSYGAPSPKETALAKLICDEFKQIDKIRFVSSGTEATMSAIRVARGYAKKDGLIKFEGCYHGHSDALLIKAGSGATTYGNASSSGVPQDVVKNTYLAVYNDIESVKAIFENNKDKIGVVIIEPIAGNMGLVPADKKFLRELRALCDKFGAVLILDEVMSGFRASHLGSYPFHEVDADLITFGKVIGGGMNVAAFGGKAKIMDCLSPDGAVYQAGTLSGNPVAMSAGIAAISKINSDLNLYARLEKLAIKLMDGFKEAAKSAGITIQTDVRGSMFGYFFTDHVVKNYDDALNSDTKLFAKFHQAMLKRGIYLAPSQFETGFVCDAMSEADIDLAVSAAKEAFLEIKA
- a CDS encoding CheR family methyltransferase, which codes for MLLTNDAKDTKTMQTNTSQDMDSFNEFMNVIKTLCGVDLEPKRDITLQRITIFIRDRQIKSFKDLVSMIRYNSSLRQDILNLVTVNETYFYRELSQLKDVIYYAKELGGARILCAPCSTGDESYSLAMLAYEMGFKQHEISIVGIDINSEAIASCQNGIFSERSLHRLSDFQKERFFTKVDDKFKIKKEILPRCEFKILNVFDDAIFNLGKFDIVLSRNMMIYFDDDFRLKCVERLHKLLKPDGRLYAGHADLVPYTSAYEKRFSNGTTYYLKK
- a CDS encoding copper resistance protein NlpE, whose translation is MKYLFAILISFFILGCAKNENLEPKQSTQNIAKEDKPLVQANTPKKPEKLILPNSIYSSFHTILPCPNCEGIKTIITLNKDKTYTKTMLTMDKEISLVEKNGTFDVDDSAIILKDENGNLSYFAPNKNSLLQLDDKKNKRVGVLAQIYNFEPVNKAYKDSFFARFSKFKDKNGFLDIIITPSKNGARATFYSSLKNGSPICEFSSELFYDKGIFYLLDEKGIALSIHKINGDLFIIANDKICKSAHISGHYKKSKGYKNIFGKGFFAELTNESANRDVIKIYGSKNIKRDNTKKENSYIVTSKSERIFEYTLLNGIITSIEIYSNEFKTPENISLKSNFKDIKNSLVISKFSSDKNNIYLKIDSHDMLITLKNPLTKEITSLNDIPDETKIEQITLMWNQ
- a CDS encoding flagellar hook-length control protein FliK, whose product is MNISNTSVQTGQNTTQNAPVRKNEGSLFKNQPSVQTPSEQSISETLDNVGKLVARVLDDLKSASSLSKAEQILSQAKDTKIAPNLAGELSDLAKSLEAEATQNESPEIKSLALKLKEFLKPIADLKAGSLNEQIKNSGVMLEANLKDALSPEKLPSSVQKLLSDIKNLSSENLLNQILTLNDEKLDNQNSFSKLASILEKASNDAKNILDNSNIKNLLKDVDKLDNVVKFLDKNFSKDQNGELVKNQIGKMQNFISNLSEKVASLANEKLNQNFGFSQNHKELKTILDSIKNDLKTLNNIGDEAGLVKAFNEMSDVSKDGSLQDKLQSAARRLAHSLSLADAKASLAKNELSESKALLKQLNLATNDINNITTKNSSEISKVLSQDIKSTLLNISEKSQNPQSVNAANKMISQIEMHQMISSLQGGIQTYMPYIWDGVEGGNIAFKQGKKDKFYAQIDLNFKKFGQINVMVGLIDKRYIDLSVATQTNEFKELILSNSSELKQAISKLGLIVSNFNIKTLSKVKLNDRFKKFGGLDVGFDKKI
- a CDS encoding MFS transporter codes for the protein MASSFRIIRSMGPLFLGMSLLFIGNGLVIASCSALLKQNGVGELEIGLINTGFFVGALVSTITAHRVISTTGHIRAFAIFSAIFAVSAMLHAVNQNLVFWAILRAFLGYCYYALLMVIESWLNAKIPNKIRSRVIAFYEGVFYTSFGLGILILALDLNTFEIFIISAAFIMLSSIPLNLIRINQPQIPERQPINIPKIFGIVPLALVGALIAGLAINGFFSMASLFVLLQGYGTKEASFFMTVAMIGGFLAQVFIGSFSDRYGRRPAILLCSSVALISAVLFLLNGKNLTIEYLLSFFFGAGIFCTYGLSLARANDEITDKTKSVQVARALLFSYSLASLFSPLLMSYAMKIFGAFGFIYVYLVLFTGLILFALTQKTIPQHMRKEYNDRLVARTAGIATIEQNRNFADRKNKK
- a CDS encoding AtpZ/AtpI family protein, which encodes MAKFKIKDIVAGAEQLSLGVSIVVAILLGTGLGYFVKKATNFTPALWIGFAIGIAAAILNVYKAYKAQVKSLDELKDETRYKGYKKDDDDEDD
- the folD gene encoding bifunctional methylenetetrahydrofolate dehydrogenase/methenyltetrahydrofolate cyclohydrolase FolD, whose product is MKILDGKAVSLKVKESVKVRAEELKKFGVEPTLAVILVGEDKASQTYVRAKEKACNEYGIKSVAHRLSENTTQAELLALINVLNLDDSIHGILVQLPLPKHIDTNTVLATIDPAKDVDGFHAVNVGKLVSGLDGFVPCTPLGVMEILKEYGIDVAGLNAVVIGRSNIVGKPMANLLLNASATVTITHSKTKNLKEICKNADLIVAAIGKPFFLKADMVKDGAVVVDVGINRLDDGRLVGDVDFDEVAPKCSYITPVPGGVGPMTIAMLLNNTILTAQAKIASHKRA
- a CDS encoding CheB methylesterase domain-containing protein, with amino-acid sequence MAQKLILIGASTGGPGHLKKLLKNVKLNGAIIVIAQHMNKMFINSFAMQIGKECGLDVEILNERKILKENTVYVCEQNVVVSPNLPISAKPNTEEKTIYTPNVDVLFKSGVGICKSANVLAILLTGIGDDGASGLDKLYKAGAKCIAENEESAIVYGMPKRAKELNQSLKSLNLTMIKKELEDFLNAIN